From a single Sulfitobacter faviae genomic region:
- a CDS encoding CinA family protein — translation MQNSDPLAQPDIADRAKSVLEVLCDRDIHIATAESCTGGLVAALLTDIEGCSHAFERGFVTYTDQSKHELLGVDRALLDRCGAVSRPVAIAMAEGAQDRSGAQIAVSTTGFAGPGSAEDEEGLVHFALAREGCNTVHRAESFGAIGRDAIRQRCLETILDMLEESLT, via the coding sequence ATGCAGAACAGTGACCCCCTAGCGCAGCCCGACATCGCAGATCGCGCGAAATCCGTTTTGGAAGTGCTTTGCGACCGCGACATTCACATCGCCACGGCGGAAAGCTGCACCGGCGGGCTGGTCGCCGCGTTGCTGACGGATATTGAAGGGTGCTCCCACGCGTTCGAGCGGGGTTTCGTCACCTATACGGATCAATCCAAGCATGAGCTGTTGGGCGTCGATCGGGCGCTTTTGGACCGCTGCGGCGCGGTTTCGCGCCCCGTGGCGATTGCAATGGCCGAAGGCGCGCAGGACCGTTCCGGCGCGCAGATTGCCGTCTCGACCACCGGGTTCGCCGGGCCGGGCAGCGCCGAGGATGAAGAGGGGCTTGTGCATTTTGCGCTTGCACGCGAGGGGTGTAACACGGTTCATCGGGCCGAGTCCTTTGGTGCCATTGGCCGGGATGCGATCCGGCAGCGATGCCTTGAAACGATTTTGGATATGTTGGAGGAGAGCCTGACGTGA
- a CDS encoding NAD(+) synthase — protein sequence MRRFPYVPNRESHLDQDCYEAFNIQVEGLRRRFEATKGKTMVIGISGGLDSTHALIVAAKACDRMGIPRDRILGFTMPGFATSEGTKSNAWKLMQAMGITADEIDIRPAARQMLEDMDHPFSDGEPVYDITFENVQAGLRTDYLFRLANQRQGFVIGTGDLSELALGWCTYGVGDQMSHYAVNTGVPKTLIQYLIRWATRSGQFDAETDKVLQAILDTEISPELVPAGEDEEIQSTESMIGPYELNDFFLFHTMRYGLAPSKVAFLAWHAWHDVEVGRWPEGFPQGKRNAYDLETIRHWLEKFLHRFFATSQFKRSALPNGPKVSAGGHCRRAGTGAPRRTPLPPRGWKSCAATCQRAGPRAKPRYSSRLSSPSTKLGVSGGAA from the coding sequence GTGCGTCGTTTCCCCTATGTGCCGAACCGCGAAAGCCATCTTGACCAAGATTGCTATGAAGCGTTCAATATTCAGGTCGAAGGGCTACGCCGCCGCTTTGAGGCGACCAAGGGCAAGACCATGGTCATCGGCATTTCCGGCGGGTTGGATTCGACCCATGCGCTGATCGTGGCGGCAAAAGCCTGTGACCGTATGGGCATCCCGCGCGACCGGATCCTCGGCTTTACCATGCCGGGTTTCGCCACCTCCGAGGGCACCAAATCCAACGCGTGGAAATTGATGCAGGCCATGGGGATCACCGCGGATGAGATCGACATTCGCCCCGCCGCCCGGCAGATGCTTGAGGATATGGATCACCCCTTCTCGGACGGGGAGCCGGTCTATGACATCACCTTTGAAAACGTCCAAGCCGGGCTGCGCACCGATTATCTCTTCCGGCTCGCCAACCAGCGGCAGGGCTTTGTCATCGGCACCGGCGATCTGAGCGAATTGGCGCTTGGCTGGTGCACCTATGGCGTGGGCGACCAGATGAGCCACTATGCCGTGAACACCGGCGTCCCGAAAACGCTGATCCAGTATCTCATCCGTTGGGCCACCCGCTCGGGCCAGTTTGACGCTGAGACGGACAAGGTCTTGCAAGCCATTCTGGACACCGAAATTTCGCCCGAACTGGTGCCCGCGGGCGAAGATGAAGAGATTCAAAGCACCGAGTCGATGATCGGCCCCTATGAGCTGAACGACTTCTTTCTCTTCCACACCATGCGCTACGGGCTCGCCCCGTCAAAAGTGGCCTTTCTGGCCTGGCACGCTTGGCATGATGTCGAGGTAGGGCGCTGGCCCGAGGGCTTTCCGCAGGGCAAACGCAACGCCTATGATCTGGAGACGATCCGCCACTGGCTCGAAAAATTTCTGCACCGCTTCTTTGCCACCAGCCAGTTCAAGCGCTCGGCCCTGCCGAATGGGCCCAAGGTCAGCGCCGGGGGGCATTGTCGCCGCGCGGGGACTGGCGCGCCCCGTCGGACTCCGTTGCCACCCCGTGGCTGGAAGAGCTGCGCAGCAACGTGCCAGAGAGCTGGCCCCAGAGCTAAGCCGCGCTATTCCTCGCGGCTCAGCTCGCCTTCGACAAAGTTGGGGGTTAGCGGCGGTGCCGCGTGA
- a CDS encoding MFS transporter, producing MRATVLPLATLLLGFSLLQMSNGLQGTLLAVRAGLEGFGGATTGLIMSGFFAGLSVGSFVAPRLISGVGHIRTFAALASVASAAALMHLAFIDPWVWIAVRCLTGFAFAGLIIVTESWLNASVSSAQRGKLLAVYGMVGMASGAAGQFLLNLGDPAEFILFVLVSIVMSLSLVPISLSRVEGPRSEGAQEPPSLRRLWGLSPYGAVSAGLVGASIGTFYGLAPLFAQEMGYTQSRIALLIAAFTIGGLMLQFPLGWVSDRMSRRGLGVGLAAAGGALMMLTLPIPAPSGSMLLVLGFAIGGLVLPAQSIVIAHVNDRAPGSAVVAVSGGLVLMQGIGAAIGPLLAGVLLDTLGPRGLPLALGGFQLTIVAWGLLRMTLRSDPETQERHAAPPLTPNFVEGELSREE from the coding sequence ATGCGCGCGACGGTTCTACCACTGGCGACACTGCTACTGGGCTTTTCGCTTTTGCAGATGAGCAACGGGTTGCAGGGCACGCTTTTGGCCGTGCGCGCGGGGCTTGAAGGGTTTGGCGGGGCGACCACCGGCCTTATTATGTCGGGTTTTTTCGCGGGGTTGAGCGTGGGCTCCTTCGTGGCACCCCGGCTGATCAGCGGGGTGGGCCATATCCGCACCTTTGCCGCACTCGCCTCTGTCGCGTCGGCGGCGGCGCTGATGCATTTGGCTTTCATCGACCCTTGGGTCTGGATCGCCGTGCGCTGCCTGACCGGGTTCGCTTTTGCCGGGTTGATCATCGTGACGGAAAGCTGGCTCAACGCTTCGGTCAGTTCCGCGCAGCGGGGCAAATTGCTCGCGGTCTACGGCATGGTCGGCATGGCCTCAGGCGCGGCGGGGCAGTTCCTGCTGAACCTCGGGGATCCGGCTGAGTTCATCCTCTTCGTGCTCGTCTCCATCGTGATGTCGCTGTCGCTGGTGCCAATTTCGCTTAGCCGTGTAGAGGGGCCGCGCTCGGAAGGCGCGCAGGAGCCGCCGTCGCTGCGCCGACTGTGGGGGCTGTCGCCCTACGGGGCGGTCAGTGCAGGGCTGGTCGGGGCCTCTATCGGGACGTTCTACGGGCTGGCACCGCTCTTCGCACAGGAGATGGGCTATACCCAATCGCGCATCGCCCTGCTGATCGCGGCCTTCACCATTGGCGGGCTGATGCTGCAATTCCCGTTGGGCTGGGTTTCCGACCGGATGAGCCGCCGGGGCTTGGGCGTAGGACTGGCCGCGGCGGGCGGTGCTTTGATGATGCTGACCCTGCCGATCCCCGCGCCTTCGGGGTCGATGCTGCTGGTGCTGGGCTTTGCCATTGGCGGGCTGGTTCTGCCCGCGCAATCCATCGTCATCGCCCATGTCAACGACCGCGCCCCCGGCTCGGCGGTGGTGGCCGTCTCGGGCGGGCTGGTGCTGATGCAAGGGATTGGCGCCGCGATCGGGCCGCTGCTGGCGGGTGTGCTGCTGGATACACTCGGGCCGCGGGGCCTGCCACTGGCGCTTGGCGGCTTTCAGTTGACCATCGTGGCATGGGGGCTGCTGCGCATGACCCTGCGCAGCGATCCCGAAACCCAAGAGCGTCACGCGGCACCGCCGCTAACCCCCAACTTTGTCGAAGGCGAGCTGAGCCGCGAGGAATAG